One window of the Acinetobacter equi genome contains the following:
- the leuD gene encoding 3-isopropylmalate dehydratase small subunit: MKKYTVEQGIVAPLDRANVDTDLIIPKQFLKSIKRTGFGENLFDELRYLDEGFLGQDNSKRPKNPDFALNQKRYQGASILISRANFGCGSSREHAPWALEEYGFRTVIAPSYADIFFNNSFKNGMLPVILSEEIVDQLFKECFATEGYQLTIDLEAQEVRTPSGESFKFEVDPFRKHCLLNGLDDIGLTLQAADDIRAYEEKTKQSRPWVFSEIKG; encoded by the coding sequence ATGAAAAAATATACCGTTGAACAAGGTATCGTTGCACCATTAGACCGTGCCAATGTCGATACAGATTTGATCATTCCAAAACAGTTTTTGAAATCAATTAAACGCACAGGTTTTGGTGAAAATTTATTTGATGAGTTACGTTATTTGGATGAAGGTTTTTTAGGTCAAGATAATTCTAAACGCCCTAAAAACCCAGATTTTGCTTTAAACCAAAAACGTTACCAAGGTGCATCAATCTTGATTTCACGTGCTAACTTTGGTTGTGGTTCAAGTCGTGAACATGCGCCGTGGGCATTGGAAGAGTATGGTTTCCGTACTGTTATTGCGCCAAGTTATGCAGATATTTTCTTTAATAACAGCTTTAAAAATGGCATGTTACCTGTGATCTTGTCTGAAGAGATTGTAGATCAGTTATTTAAAGAATGCTTTGCAACGGAAGGTTATCAATTAACAATTGACTTAGAAGCACAAGAAGTTCGTACGCCATCTGGTGAAAGTTTTAAATTTGAAGTTGATCCATTTCGTAAGCACTGCTTGTTAAATGGTTTAGATGATATTGGCTTAACTTTACAAGCTGCGGATGATATTCGTGCTTATGAAGAAAAAACGAAACAATCAAGACCTTGGGTATTTAGTGAAATTAAAGGCTAA
- a CDS encoding dihydrofolate reductase yields the protein MAFQNLEVVHVVAMDQKHCIGKGNDLPWHISADLKHFKEITQGGVVVMGRKTLESMGRTLPKRVNWIITRDLNWAFEGTKIAHSIDDALQQAVTDVKASEKPDTIFIIGGGEIFKQTIDIADRLELTHVELDVQGDAHYPEIPNEFKKVASEQHIDDKTGVAFEFATYRK from the coding sequence ATGGCATTTCAAAATTTAGAAGTTGTGCACGTTGTTGCAATGGATCAAAAGCATTGTATTGGTAAAGGTAATGACTTGCCTTGGCATATTTCTGCTGACCTAAAACATTTTAAAGAAATTACCCAAGGTGGCGTTGTAGTGATGGGACGTAAAACCCTAGAATCTATGGGCCGTACGTTACCAAAACGTGTGAATTGGATTATTACGCGGGATTTAAACTGGGCTTTTGAAGGTACAAAAATAGCTCATAGTATTGACGATGCCTTACAACAAGCTGTGACAGATGTAAAAGCATCAGAAAAGCCCGACACTATTTTTATCATTGGTGGCGGTGAAATTTTCAAGCAAACAATTGATATTGCAGATCGCTTGGAACTTACTCATGTTGAATTAGATGTTCAAGGTGATGCTCATTATCCAGAAATTCCAAATGAATTTAAAAAAGTGGCATCTGAACAACATATTGATGACAAAACTGGGGTTGCTTTTGAGTTCGCAACATATAGAAAATAA
- the thyA gene encoding thymidylate synthase, with product MKAYLDLLQHILDNGGDKGDRTGTGTRSVFGHQMRFDLSRGFPILTTKKVHFRSIVVELLWFLKGDTNVQYLQDNKVSIWDEWATAEQTARFGRPEGELGPVYGHQWRNFGATKKENGLYEQDGFDQIKWLVNEIKTNPNSRRLIVSGWNPQEAGQVALPPCHTLFQFFVQDGKLSCQLYQRSADVFLGVPFNIASYALLTHMIAQVCDLQVGDFVWTGGDTHLYANHFEQAKLQLTREPLALCQLKLNPEIKDIFDFKFEDIEIIGYESHPAIKAPVAV from the coding sequence ATGAAAGCGTATTTAGACCTTCTCCAACACATTCTTGATAACGGTGGTGATAAAGGCGACCGTACTGGAACGGGTACTCGGTCGGTGTTTGGTCATCAAATGCGTTTCGATTTATCCAGAGGTTTTCCTATTTTAACCACAAAAAAAGTTCATTTCCGTTCAATTGTCGTGGAACTATTGTGGTTTTTAAAAGGTGATACCAACGTTCAATATCTTCAAGACAATAAAGTCTCTATTTGGGATGAATGGGCTACGGCAGAACAAACTGCACGTTTTGGTCGTCCTGAAGGTGAATTAGGTCCTGTATATGGTCATCAATGGCGCAACTTCGGTGCGACTAAAAAAGAAAATGGTCTATATGAACAAGATGGTTTTGACCAAATAAAATGGCTAGTAAATGAAATTAAAACCAATCCTAATTCACGTCGCTTAATTGTTTCAGGTTGGAACCCACAAGAAGCTGGTCAAGTTGCATTACCACCTTGCCACACTTTATTCCAGTTTTTTGTTCAAGATGGAAAATTATCTTGCCAACTGTATCAACGTAGTGCCGATGTATTTCTAGGTGTGCCATTCAATATTGCAAGTTATGCGCTTTTAACTCATATGATTGCGCAAGTGTGTGATTTGCAAGTAGGCGATTTTGTATGGACAGGTGGCGATACGCATTTATATGCCAACCATTTTGAACAAGCAAAATTACAACTCACACGTGAACCATTAGCACTTTGCCAATTAAAGTTAAATCCTGAAATTAAAGATATTTTTGATTTTAAATTTGAAGATATTGAAATTATTGGATATGAGTCTCATCCTGCAATTAAAGCACCTGTTGCAGTTTAA
- a CDS encoding fumarylacetoacetate hydrolase family protein has translation MNTRPSKIVCVGRSYADHARELGNAIPDRPVLFIKPPSSLSSLEADISWNEALGSCHYECELTLRIDQTLKAETDPQKALAAVGAVTLGLDLTLRDLQDDLKKKGQPWERAKAYDGSCVLADWVDVSEIADWDKVNYTLHVNDELRQHGNTEFLIFDIGALLVDINQVFTLEAGDVVMTGTPAGVAALQSGDQLKMTLKGRSQDYIWTTAVKA, from the coding sequence ATGAATACTCGTCCATCAAAAATTGTCTGTGTCGGTCGTAGCTATGCAGATCATGCAAGAGAATTAGGTAATGCAATTCCTGATAGACCTGTTCTTTTCATTAAACCGCCAAGTAGTTTAAGTTCTTTAGAAGCTGATATTTCTTGGAACGAAGCTTTAGGTAGTTGTCATTATGAATGTGAATTAACATTACGTATTGATCAAACTTTAAAAGCTGAAACAGATCCACAAAAAGCTTTAGCAGCAGTGGGTGCAGTTACTTTGGGTTTAGATTTAACACTGCGTGATTTACAAGATGATTTGAAGAAGAAAGGTCAGCCTTGGGAACGTGCTAAAGCTTATGATGGTTCATGTGTTTTAGCAGATTGGGTTGATGTTTCTGAAATTGCTGACTGGGATAAAGTAAATTATACCTTGCATGTTAATGATGAATTACGTCAGCATGGAAATACTGAATTCTTGATTTTTGATATCGGTGCATTATTGGTTGATATTAATCAAGTATTTACGTTAGAGGCAGGTGATGTCGTGATGACAGGAACTCCTGCTGGAGTGGCAGCATTACAATCTGGTGATCAATTAAAAATGACTTTAAAAGGTCGTAGCCAAGATTATATTTGGACAACTGCTGTCAAAGCATAA
- a CDS encoding DUF4105 domain-containing protein: MTQTKQTKTSSKLAQFGKYFFHTLFALFVVCTSIWVCMVIWFQQPLGLIFSIFLIVVWIVLATINLGFHFTQYVFLRHLCNIIYCLAFICSLIGYFSISARQDRDWAPEVSRELSYEQHGNLVTLHNVRNFNWRSENDYDEKWENRTVDLSKISGINVITSYWMGPQIAHTLVSFDFENSAPLTFSIEIRKEKGESFSALGGFFRKFELSLIAADEKDIIFTRSNIRNEEVYFFPIHMPKAEMRALFEEYLLTAKELQQTPKWYNTLTSNCTTLVFDMAQAVSHHEYPSDYRLLLSGYLPNYLYDLHAFSHAWTIEQWYQHAHVNPKTENKQLTSEQYSALIRKDLAP; the protein is encoded by the coding sequence ATGACCCAAACTAAACAAACAAAAACATCATCAAAACTAGCACAGTTTGGAAAATATTTTTTCCATACCCTCTTTGCTCTTTTTGTTGTATGTACTTCAATTTGGGTCTGTATGGTCATTTGGTTTCAACAACCACTTGGCCTTATTTTTAGTATATTTTTAATTGTTGTTTGGATTGTGCTCGCCACAATTAATTTAGGCTTTCATTTTACTCAGTACGTTTTTCTCCGTCATCTGTGCAATATTATTTATTGTCTCGCCTTTATCTGTAGCCTTATAGGCTATTTTAGTATTTCAGCTAGACAAGATCGAGATTGGGCACCTGAAGTTTCTCGTGAACTTAGCTATGAGCAACATGGCAATTTAGTCACGCTTCATAATGTTCGTAATTTTAACTGGCGCTCTGAAAATGACTATGATGAAAAATGGGAAAACCGCACTGTCGATTTAAGTAAAATTTCTGGTATTAATGTCATCACATCTTATTGGATGGGACCACAAATTGCACATACCTTAGTGAGTTTTGATTTTGAAAATAGTGCCCCACTGACCTTTTCCATTGAAATACGTAAAGAAAAAGGTGAGTCATTTTCTGCCTTAGGGGGATTCTTCCGAAAATTTGAGCTGAGCTTAATTGCAGCTGATGAAAAAGATATTATTTTTACACGTAGTAATATTCGTAATGAAGAGGTTTATTTCTTCCCTATTCACATGCCAAAAGCAGAAATGCGTGCATTATTTGAAGAATATTTATTAACAGCTAAAGAATTACAACAAACACCTAAATGGTACAACACATTAACAAGTAATTGCACCACACTTGTTTTTGATATGGCACAGGCTGTAAGTCATCATGAATATCCTTCAGATTATCGTTTATTACTTTCTGGATATTTACCTAATTATTTATACGATTTACATGCATTTAGTCATGCTTGGACTATAGAGCAATGGTATCAACATGCTCACGTTAATCCTAAAACTGAAAACAAACAACTCACTAGTGAGCAATATTCTGCATTAATACGCAAAGACCTTGCACCTTAA
- a CDS encoding META domain-containing protein gives MLKKLFAITILSSTLAIVGCQSTPSTSANMTATNLTLLQNTTWVATKIGKSTIVYNNDAPNRASLQFDEATHRVTGTDGCNRLTGAYKAGKDTLELEQIASTRMACMNNDNLDQQFNEALAKVTHYQVFNRTLKLLDRHGNPVLEFESVIQPR, from the coding sequence ATGTTAAAAAAATTGTTCGCTATTACTATCTTAAGCTCAACTTTGGCAATTGTAGGTTGTCAATCTACTCCAAGTACTTCTGCAAATATGACAGCAACAAATTTAACACTTTTACAAAATACAACTTGGGTTGCTACCAAAATTGGTAAATCAACGATCGTTTACAATAATGATGCACCTAATCGTGCTAGCCTCCAGTTTGATGAAGCAACACATCGCGTGACTGGTACCGATGGCTGTAATCGTCTTACAGGTGCGTATAAAGCAGGAAAAGATACTTTAGAGCTTGAACAAATAGCATCTACTCGTATGGCTTGTATGAATAATGATAATTTAGATCAACAATTTAATGAAGCTTTAGCAAAAGTAACCCATTACCAAGTATTTAATAGAACTTTAAAACTACTTGATCGTCATGGTAACCCTGTACTTGAATTTGAAAGTGTTATTCAGCCTCGTTAA
- the leuB gene encoding 3-isopropylmalate dehydrogenase, whose amino-acid sequence MSKHILILPGDGIGPEIIKAAEQVLARVNEKFNLGLTWEEGLLGGAAIDAHGSPYPEVTAEQAKKADAILLGAVGGPKWDTIERSIRPERGLLKIRSELNLFANLRPAILYPQLADASSLKPEVVAGLDILIVRELTGGIYFGQPRGIRELENGEKQGFNTDVYAESEIKRIAKVAFELAGLRGGKVCSVDKANVLEVTELWKQTVTALKEEQYPNINLSHMYVDNAAMQLVRAPKQFDVIVTGNLFGDILSDEAAMLTGSIGMLPSASLDENGKGMYEPCHGSAPDIAGQNIANPLATILSVAMMLRYTFREEVAAKAIEDAVGAVLDQGLRTADILSEGATKVGTVEMGQAVVTALN is encoded by the coding sequence ATGTCTAAACATATTTTGATTTTACCTGGTGATGGTATTGGCCCAGAAATTATTAAAGCTGCGGAACAAGTACTCGCACGAGTAAACGAAAAATTTAATTTAGGTTTGACGTGGGAGGAAGGTTTATTGGGTGGTGCTGCTATTGATGCGCATGGTTCACCTTATCCAGAAGTAACAGCTGAACAAGCAAAAAAAGCAGATGCTATTTTATTAGGTGCAGTGGGCGGTCCTAAATGGGATACGATTGAGCGTTCCATTCGTCCTGAGCGTGGTTTACTTAAAATCCGTAGTGAATTAAATTTATTTGCAAATTTACGTCCTGCAATTTTATACCCACAACTTGCAGATGCTTCCAGTTTAAAACCTGAAGTTGTTGCTGGCTTAGATATTCTTATTGTTCGTGAATTAACTGGTGGTATTTACTTCGGTCAACCACGTGGTATTCGTGAATTAGAAAATGGCGAGAAACAAGGTTTCAATACTGATGTTTATGCTGAATCTGAAATCAAACGTATTGCGAAAGTTGCATTTGAATTAGCAGGATTACGTGGTGGTAAAGTATGTTCTGTCGATAAAGCAAACGTACTTGAAGTTACTGAGCTTTGGAAGCAAACAGTTACTGCTTTGAAAGAAGAGCAATATCCAAATATTAACTTGTCACACATGTATGTTGATAATGCTGCTATGCAATTGGTACGTGCACCAAAACAGTTTGATGTTATTGTGACAGGGAACTTGTTTGGTGACATCTTATCTGATGAAGCAGCAATGTTGACAGGTTCTATTGGTATGTTGCCATCTGCATCTTTAGATGAAAATGGTAAAGGTATGTATGAACCATGTCATGGTTCAGCACCTGATATTGCTGGTCAAAATATTGCAAACCCATTGGCAACGATTCTTTCTGTTGCAATGATGCTTCGTTATACTTTCCGTGAAGAAGTGGCTGCTAAGGCAATTGAAGATGCTGTCGGTGCTGTTTTAGATCAAGGTTTACGTACAGCAGATATTTTATCTGAAGGTGCAACAAAAGTTGGTACAGTGGAAATGGGACAAGCTGTTGTTACAGCATTGAACTAA
- the leuC gene encoding 3-isopropylmalate dehydratase large subunit, which yields MAGETQKAKTLYDKLWDDHLVKQRDDGSALLYIDRHLLHEVTSPQAFEGLQLAGRKPWRLSANVATPDHNVPTSTKERSEGISGIEDSTSRIQVQTLDDNCKTFNVVQFDINDVRQGIAHVVGPEQGLTLPGMTVVCGDSHTATHGAFGCLAHGIGTSEVEHVLATQCLVQKKMKNMLVRVDGKLGQGVTPKDVVLAIIGKIGTAGGTGHAIEFGGQVFRDMSIEGRMTVCNMAIEGGARVGMVAVDDKTIEYVKNRPYAPKGEQWDHAVEYWNTLHSDEGAHFDTVVVLQGEEIEPQVSWGTSPEMVIPVSQAVPTLEQAKDDVQRNDWTRAYQYMGLEAGQALADIQLDRVFIGSCTNSRIEDIRAAAEVAKGKKVANSIKQAMVVPGSGLVKAQAEAEGLDKILIEAGFEWREPGCSMCLAMNADKLQPGEHCASTSNRNFEGRQGNGGRTHLVSPAMAAAAAIAGHFVDVRSF from the coding sequence ATGGCAGGCGAAACCCAAAAAGCAAAAACATTATATGATAAATTATGGGATGACCATTTAGTAAAACAACGAGATGATGGTTCAGCTTTACTTTATATCGATCGTCATTTATTGCATGAAGTGACATCACCACAAGCATTTGAAGGTTTACAACTTGCTGGTCGTAAACCATGGCGCTTAAGTGCAAACGTTGCAACACCAGATCATAACGTACCAACATCAACAAAAGAACGTTCAGAGGGTATTTCTGGAATTGAAGATTCAACATCTCGAATTCAGGTTCAAACTTTAGATGATAACTGTAAAACATTTAATGTCGTTCAGTTCGATATTAACGATGTACGTCAAGGTATTGCACATGTAGTTGGCCCTGAACAAGGTTTAACCTTACCTGGTATGACAGTAGTATGTGGAGATTCTCATACTGCAACACATGGTGCATTTGGTTGTTTGGCACATGGTATTGGTACATCTGAAGTTGAACATGTATTGGCAACTCAATGTTTAGTACAAAAGAAAATGAAAAACATGTTGGTACGTGTTGACGGTAAATTAGGTCAAGGCGTAACACCAAAAGATGTTGTATTAGCAATCATTGGTAAAATTGGTACTGCTGGTGGTACTGGTCATGCAATTGAGTTCGGTGGTCAGGTATTCCGTGATATGTCTATTGAAGGTCGTATGACGGTATGTAATATGGCAATTGAAGGCGGTGCGCGTGTCGGCATGGTCGCTGTAGATGATAAAACCATTGAATATGTAAAAAATCGTCCATATGCACCGAAAGGTGAGCAGTGGGATCATGCGGTTGAATATTGGAATACTTTGCATTCTGATGAAGGTGCTCACTTTGATACGGTTGTTGTATTACAAGGTGAAGAGATTGAGCCACAAGTGTCTTGGGGCACATCTCCTGAGATGGTGATTCCAGTTTCACAAGCTGTACCAACATTAGAACAAGCAAAAGATGATGTTCAACGTAATGATTGGACACGTGCATATCAATATATGGGCTTGGAAGCAGGTCAAGCATTGGCTGATATTCAATTAGATCGTGTTTTTATTGGTTCTTGTACAAACTCTCGTATTGAAGATATTCGTGCTGCAGCTGAAGTTGCGAAAGGCAAAAAAGTTGCAAACTCTATTAAGCAAGCGATGGTTGTTCCGGGTTCTGGCTTAGTTAAAGCGCAAGCAGAAGCTGAAGGCTTAGATAAAATTTTAATTGAAGCAGGTTTTGAATGGCGTGAACCAGGTTGTTCAATGTGTTTGGCAATGAATGCCGATAAATTACAACCAGGTGAGCATTGTGCATCAACTTCAAACCGTAACTTCGAAGGTCGTCAAGGTAATGGCGGTCGTACTCACTTAGTGAGCCCAGCAATGGCAGCAGCAGCAGCGATTGCAGGTCATTTCGTTGATGTACGTTCATTCTAA
- the msrA gene encoding peptide-methionine (S)-S-oxide reductase MsrA encodes MQQALFGGGCFWCTEAIFSRLIGVQKVTCGYAGGNTINPSYEEVCKGDTNHAEVILVDFDETQIQYKHLLDVFFATHDPTTLNRQGNDIGTQYRSVIYYYDEEQKQLAQQAIDALKAEDLNIVTEVTPVPTFFPAEEYHQSFFVKNPTQGYCNFAIPPKLLKLHSKFQHLLKD; translated from the coding sequence ATGCAACAAGCACTCTTTGGTGGAGGTTGTTTCTGGTGTACAGAAGCTATTTTTTCACGCTTAATCGGTGTTCAGAAAGTCACTTGTGGTTATGCCGGTGGAAATACCATCAATCCTAGCTATGAAGAAGTGTGCAAAGGTGATACAAACCATGCAGAAGTTATTTTAGTTGATTTTGATGAAACTCAAATTCAATATAAACATCTTCTAGATGTTTTCTTTGCAACACATGATCCAACAACATTAAACCGCCAAGGTAATGATATTGGAACACAATATCGTTCTGTAATTTATTATTATGATGAAGAACAGAAGCAACTTGCACAACAAGCGATAGATGCATTAAAAGCAGAAGATTTGAATATTGTGACTGAAGTTACTCCAGTACCAACTTTTTTCCCTGCTGAAGAATATCATCAAAGTTTCTTTGTGAAGAACCCAACTCAAGGTTATTGCAACTTCGCAATTCCACCGAAATTATTAAAACTTCATAGTAAGTTTCAACATCTCCTTAAAGATTAA